In Methanofollis fontis, the following proteins share a genomic window:
- the cbiB gene encoding adenosylcobinamide-phosphate synthase CbiB: MVFPALILLLALVVDRLLGDPHTPLHPVALLGRFVGWWGRPARYPPRLQRAAGVALWTISVLLFALPFALAERFLPPLLLLLVAPFLLKATFAWRSLEEHATAVEEALAAGSLGNGRRAAGMLVSRDTAPLSTEEIRSAAYESVAENLSDSIVAPLFWYCVFAPLGLGLAAAAVYRAINCMDAMLGYPDDRLRLGWWSARADDAANLLPARISALFGLLWFALHGRFAPARQALRADRKKRPGLNGGWPMSVIAGGTGVCFTKPGVYAIGPGERSLAVGGPAIIRAVRGITLIFSIFAVLALFLLA; this comes from the coding sequence ATGGTATTTCCGGCGCTGATCCTCCTCCTGGCGCTGGTGGTGGACCGTCTGCTCGGCGATCCGCATACTCCCCTCCACCCGGTCGCCCTCCTCGGGCGGTTCGTGGGCTGGTGGGGGCGCCCGGCCCGCTATCCGCCCCGCCTCCAGCGGGCCGCCGGGGTGGCGCTCTGGACGATCTCGGTCCTCCTCTTCGCCCTCCCCTTCGCCCTGGCCGAACGATTTCTGCCCCCCCTCCTGCTGCTGCTCGTCGCCCCCTTCCTGCTGAAGGCGACATTTGCCTGGCGCTCCCTGGAGGAGCATGCCACCGCCGTCGAGGAGGCGCTGGCTGCGGGGTCCCTGGGGAACGGACGCCGGGCGGCAGGCATGCTCGTCTCGCGGGACACCGCCCCCCTCTCCACCGAGGAGATCCGCTCGGCGGCATATGAATCGGTGGCCGAGAACCTCTCCGACTCGATCGTCGCCCCGCTCTTCTGGTACTGCGTCTTCGCCCCCCTGGGCCTCGGTCTGGCGGCGGCGGCGGTCTATCGTGCGATCAACTGCATGGACGCCATGCTCGGCTATCCCGACGACCGCCTCCGCCTGGGCTGGTGGTCTGCCCGGGCCGACGACGCCGCCAACCTGTTGCCGGCGCGGATATCCGCTCTCTTCGGCCTCCTCTGGTTTGCCCTCCACGGCCGGTTCGCCCCGGCCCGGCAGGCCCTCCGTGCCGACCGGAAAAAGCGGCCCGGCCTCAACGGGGGCTGGCCGATGAGTGTCATCGCCGGGGGTACCGGGGTCTGCTTCACCAAGCCCGGGGTGTATGCCATCGGTCCGGGGGAGCGGAGCCTGGCGGTCGGAGGGCCGGCGATAATCCGGGCGGTTCGGGGAATAACCCTGATATTTTCGATATTTGCCGTGCTCGCACTATTTTTATTGGCATGA
- a CDS encoding adenylosuccinate synthetase: protein MACTIIVGGFFGDEGKGKIVAHIAHLDHPSIISRGGVGPNAGHTVTVGDKNYGVRMIPSGFVYPDAKLCIGSGVLVDPRVFLREIELLDCGDRTFVDGRCGIIEEEHIARDRGSDHLAKKIGSTGTGCGPANSDRVLRTSRQAQDVPELAPYIMDVALEVNNAIDAGDNVILEGTQGFGISLYYGTYPFVTSKDTSASQIAADNGVGPTRVDDVVVVFKAYPTRVGEGPFQTEMNAEASEALGFKEFGTVTHRERRIGGWDGKMARYSAMINGCTIAAITGIDHVDPACYGATSYDALSEKAIAFLETAEKDIGAPIGLISTGPDITHIIDLRDDL from the coding sequence ATGGCGTGTACGATAATAGTCGGCGGATTTTTTGGGGATGAAGGAAAGGGCAAGATTGTGGCGCATATCGCCCACCTGGACCACCCCTCGATCATCTCGCGTGGCGGCGTCGGCCCGAATGCCGGTCACACCGTCACGGTCGGGGATAAAAACTACGGCGTCCGGATGATCCCGTCCGGGTTTGTGTATCCTGATGCGAAACTCTGCATCGGCAGCGGGGTGCTCGTCGACCCGCGGGTGTTCCTCAGGGAAATCGAACTCCTGGACTGCGGTGACCGGACGTTTGTGGACGGGCGCTGCGGGATCATCGAGGAGGAGCACATCGCACGGGACCGGGGGAGCGACCACCTCGCCAAGAAGATCGGGTCCACCGGCACCGGGTGCGGTCCGGCGAACTCTGACCGCGTGCTGCGCACCTCACGCCAGGCACAGGACGTCCCGGAACTCGCCCCCTACATCATGGACGTCGCCCTGGAAGTGAACAACGCAATCGATGCGGGCGATAACGTGATCCTGGAAGGCACGCAGGGTTTCGGCATCTCCCTCTACTATGGCACCTACCCCTTCGTGACAAGCAAGGACACCTCGGCCTCGCAGATCGCCGCAGACAACGGCGTCGGTCCGACCCGCGTCGACGACGTGGTCGTGGTCTTCAAGGCCTATCCGACACGGGTCGGGGAGGGCCCCTTCCAGACCGAGATGAACGCCGAGGCCTCCGAGGCACTGGGCTTCAAGGAGTTCGGCACCGTCACCCACCGGGAGAGGCGGATCGGGGGCTGGGACGGAAAGATGGCGCGCTACTCTGCGATGATCAACGGCTGCACCATCGCGGCGATCACCGGCATCGACCATGTGGACCCCGCCTGCTATGGGGCGACCTCGTACGACGCCCTGAGCGAAAAGGCCATTGCCTTCCTCGAAACCGCAGAAAAGGACATCGGCGCTCCCATCGGGCTGATCTCCACCGGCCCGGACATCACCCATATCATCGACCTGAGGGACGACCTGTGA
- a CDS encoding S24/S26 family peptidase, which produces MSDKPSPPPEPGLIDSFRESGHPLVSIARDVLWAVAVVAVIALVLFLVSGTWPAVVAIESESMVPNMNVGDLVFVAAPDRFGPLQTREDGQASGYLKYNDYGDVVIYRPNGVDAVHPIIHRAMMWVWEGETVRNPDGLTPGYTAPHEGYITWGDNRITNPYPDQFSIAGIPGLGRIEPVREKWVVGKALFAIPLVGYLPLHLIEVAVVIVVLMILWDIVVERRKSGQKSGKKSK; this is translated from the coding sequence ATGTCGGATAAACCGTCCCCCCCACCAGAACCCGGCCTGATCGATTCGTTCAGGGAGAGCGGTCATCCCCTGGTCTCCATCGCCCGCGACGTGCTCTGGGCGGTGGCGGTCGTGGCGGTGATCGCCCTGGTGCTCTTCCTGGTCTCCGGGACATGGCCTGCGGTGGTGGCGATCGAGTCGGAGAGCATGGTCCCGAATATGAATGTGGGCGACCTGGTCTTCGTGGCGGCCCCGGACCGCTTCGGCCCCCTCCAGACCCGGGAGGACGGGCAGGCCTCGGGGTATCTGAAATACAACGACTACGGGGACGTGGTCATCTACCGCCCGAACGGTGTCGACGCCGTGCACCCGATCATCCACCGCGCCATGATGTGGGTCTGGGAGGGTGAAACGGTCCGGAACCCAGACGGCCTCACGCCCGGCTATACTGCCCCGCATGAGGGGTATATCACCTGGGGCGACAACAGGATCACAAATCCCTATCCGGACCAGTTCAGTATTGCGGGCATACCGGGCCTCGGGCGGATCGAACCGGTCAGGGAGAAGTGGGTCGTCGGCAAGGCCCTGTTTGCGATCCCCCTCGTCGGCTACCTCCCCCTCCACCTGATCGAGGTGGCGGTGGTGATCGTGGTGCTGATGATCCTCTGGGACATCGTGGTCGAGCGCCGTAAGTCCGGGCAGAAATCCGGTAAAAAGAGCAAATAG
- a CDS encoding DUF7524 family protein yields the protein MDIPCEIRLNARSIHSIDLPGSIEAAAGDTLLIRLINQGSPLHLTLTTSNAVRFTDFSHENLFLDRFDEIPVPIKPGVFPGTFDITAITGYGANRATVQVFVREPPAAETPEPEMPAPPEPRLPVSVIPFAVIAVAALLFIIYAATGIIAFEAAAFVVLVVGVLSAWYFRR from the coding sequence ATGGACATCCCCTGCGAGATCCGGTTGAACGCACGCTCGATTCACTCGATCGACCTGCCCGGATCGATCGAGGCCGCCGCCGGGGACACCCTGCTCATCCGGCTGATCAATCAGGGCTCTCCCCTCCACCTCACCCTCACGACCAGCAATGCGGTGCGTTTCACCGACTTTTCTCACGAAAACCTCTTTCTGGACCGCTTCGACGAGATCCCGGTCCCCATAAAACCAGGTGTGTTCCCGGGCACCTTCGATATCACGGCGATCACCGGCTACGGGGCGAACCGCGCCACGGTGCAGGTGTTCGTCAGGGAGCCCCCGGCCGCGGAGACGCCCGAACCCGAGATGCCGGCGCCCCCAGAGCCGCGTCTCCCCGTCTCCGTCATCCCGTTTGCGGTCATCGCCGTTGCCGCCCTGCTCTTCATCATCTACGCGGCCACCGGCATCATCGCCTTTGAGGCAGCCGCCTTCGTCGTTCTCGTGGTCGGAGTGCTCAGCGCATGGTATTTCCGGCGCTGA
- a CDS encoding magnesium transporter CorA family protein: MLQIFKTRQNGGGAFIEELDTVEPGAWIICTAPDEAEIARAAGIMEMPAEDIRAALDEEERPRLESEEGRTLILIDVPIPIQGEPPGTYTTVPLGIAINDDYILTICLRDLTLTSDFVAGRVKTFFTFKKTRFLFQILYRNASLYLSYLRQIDRRSDEIERALHKSTRNEELIQLLQLEKSLVFFSTSLKSNEMVLEKILRFKPLRMFPEDEDLLEDVIIENRQAIDMANIYSNILTGMMDAFASIISNNLNMVMKFLASITIVLAIPTMVASFYGMNVSVPMGGDPLAFVMIVGISFVISTGIALLLRKKGML, translated from the coding sequence ATGCTTCAGATATTCAAGACCAGGCAGAACGGCGGGGGTGCGTTCATCGAGGAACTCGACACCGTCGAACCGGGGGCATGGATCATCTGCACCGCACCCGACGAGGCCGAGATCGCCCGGGCGGCAGGGATCATGGAGATGCCGGCCGAGGATATCAGGGCGGCCCTGGACGAGGAAGAGCGGCCGCGCCTGGAGAGCGAGGAGGGGCGGACCCTGATCCTGATCGACGTCCCGATCCCGATCCAGGGCGAACCGCCGGGCACTTATACCACCGTCCCGCTCGGCATCGCCATCAACGACGACTATATCCTGACCATCTGCCTGCGCGACCTCACCCTCACCAGCGACTTCGTCGCCGGTCGGGTGAAGACCTTTTTCACCTTCAAAAAGACGCGGTTCCTCTTCCAGATCCTCTACCGCAACGCCTCGCTCTATCTCTCCTATCTGCGGCAGATCGACAGGCGTTCGGACGAAATCGAGCGGGCCCTCCATAAGTCCACCAGAAACGAGGAGCTGATCCAGCTCCTCCAGCTCGAGAAGTCGCTGGTCTTCTTCTCGACCTCCCTGAAGAGCAACGAGATGGTGCTCGAGAAGATCCTGCGGTTCAAGCCCCTCCGAATGTTCCCTGAGGACGAAGACCTCCTCGAGGACGTCATCATCGAGAACCGGCAGGCGATCGATATGGCAAACATCTACTCCAACATCCTGACCGGCATGATGGACGCCTTCGCCTCGATCATCTCGAACAACCTGAATATGGTGATGAAGTTCCTGGCCTCGATCACCATCGTGCTCGCCATCCCGACGATGGTGGCGAGCTTCTACGGCATGAACGTGAGCGTCCCGATGGGGGGCGATCCGCTGGCTTTCGTGATGATCGTCGGTATTTCATTCGTCATCTCCACCGGGATCGCCCTGCTGCTCAGGAAGAAGGGGATGCTCTGA
- the pdxT gene encoding pyridoxal 5'-phosphate synthase glutaminase subunit PdxT: MAGRTVVGVLALQGDVSEHMRAFADALGGEGEVVEVRSPADLERCDACAIPGGESTTIARLIAENGLDDAFRVFEGGIFATCAGMVIVAVSINDTRFRPLGIVDIDVERNAFGRQRDSFEADLDVTGLDEPFHAVFIRAPLASAAGPGVEVLASLPSGIVAVRQGRHMALSFHPELSGDLRLHRMFLAGL, encoded by the coding sequence GTGGCTGGTAGGACCGTCGTCGGCGTTCTGGCCCTCCAGGGAGACGTCTCCGAGCATATGCGGGCGTTTGCCGACGCCCTCGGCGGGGAGGGTGAGGTGGTGGAGGTCCGCTCCCCCGCCGACCTGGAGCGCTGCGACGCCTGCGCCATACCCGGCGGCGAGTCGACGACTATCGCCCGCCTGATCGCAGAAAACGGCCTTGACGATGCCTTCAGGGTGTTCGAGGGCGGGATCTTCGCCACCTGCGCCGGCATGGTCATCGTCGCCGTCTCGATCAATGACACCCGTTTCAGACCCCTGGGGATCGTCGATATCGACGTGGAGAGAAACGCCTTCGGGAGGCAGCGGGACTCTTTCGAGGCCGATCTCGATGTGACGGGGCTGGACGAACCCTTCCACGCCGTGTTCATCCGGGCGCCCCTGGCCTCTGCCGCCGGTCCTGGCGTCGAGGTGCTCGCCTCCCTGCCGTCCGGGATCGTGGCGGTGCGGCAGGGGCGGCATATGGCCCTCTCTTTCCACCCCGAACTCTCCGGCGACCTGCGGCTGCACCGGATGTTCCTCGCTGGGCTGTAG
- a CDS encoding methytransferase partner Trm112 produces MKRSLLPILCCPVCKGDLELRVDAEDGDEILEGTLWCGACAVAYPIRDGIPDLLPRDEQE; encoded by the coding sequence GTGAAGCGGAGCCTCCTCCCCATCCTCTGCTGTCCGGTCTGCAAGGGCGACCTCGAGCTGCGGGTCGATGCGGAGGATGGCGACGAGATCCTTGAGGGCACCCTCTGGTGCGGGGCCTGTGCGGTCGCCTATCCCATCCGGGACGGCATCCCTGATCTCCTTCCCCGTGACGAACAGGAATAA
- a CDS encoding response regulator has translation MTTELPDDLQVLLVDDDPRVLETVAAYLGTCRGWCCTTAARAEAAAPLLPGDFDAVVSDFQMPGMDGIAFLRWMRSNGYDHPFVLYTGMSRDSVLEEALAAGASFYVRKGVGTPAELLELANAVRSAVALRAIRASPSS, from the coding sequence GTGACCACAGAACTCCCTGACGACCTGCAGGTCCTCCTGGTCGATGACGACCCCCGCGTCCTCGAGACGGTCGCCGCCTATCTCGGGACCTGCCGGGGATGGTGCTGCACCACGGCAGCGAGAGCCGAGGCGGCGGCGCCCCTCCTCCCCGGCGATTTCGACGCTGTCGTCTCCGACTTCCAGATGCCGGGCATGGACGGGATCGCCTTTCTCCGCTGGATGCGCTCGAACGGCTACGACCATCCCTTCGTCCTCTACACCGGCATGAGCCGCGACTCGGTGCTGGAGGAGGCCCTTGCCGCCGGTGCATCGTTTTACGTCAGAAAAGGGGTCGGCACCCCGGCCGAACTCCTGGAGCTTGCCAATGCCGTCCGCTCGGCCGTCGCCCTGCGGGCGATCAGAGCATCCCCTTCTTCCTGA
- a CDS encoding metal ABC transporter ATP-binding protein gives MTDGAVIEVEHVGVDLGGRTVLEDVSLRICRGDFYAIIGPNGGGKSTLLRVILGLIHPDTGEVRVLGGPPDEQRHLLGYVPQYRTFDFSYPLTVRGMVLSGRLGHIARFPRRYGEEDREAADGAMETMGIADLADRPISALSGGQQQRAIIARALAGNPEVLILDEPTVYVDSPTGEHFMDVLDVLRRQMTVVFVTHDIGVLSRHVTKVACLNRRIYTHDTPEITGDMIQGAYGCPVDLIAHGLPHRVFAEHGEEGP, from the coding sequence ATGACGGACGGTGCGGTGATCGAGGTCGAACACGTCGGGGTGGACCTGGGCGGGCGGACGGTGCTCGAGGACGTGAGCCTGCGGATCTGCCGGGGCGACTTTTATGCGATCATCGGCCCGAACGGCGGGGGGAAGAGCACCCTCCTGCGGGTGATCCTGGGGCTGATCCACCCGGATACGGGCGAGGTGCGGGTGCTCGGCGGTCCGCCTGATGAGCAGCGCCATCTCCTCGGGTATGTGCCGCAGTACCGCACCTTCGACTTCTCGTACCCCCTCACGGTCCGGGGGATGGTGCTCTCCGGCCGCCTGGGGCACATCGCCCGTTTCCCGCGCCGCTACGGTGAGGAGGACCGGGAGGCGGCGGACGGTGCGATGGAAACGATGGGCATCGCCGACCTGGCCGACCGCCCGATCAGCGCCCTCTCCGGCGGGCAGCAGCAGCGGGCGATCATCGCCCGCGCCCTGGCCGGCAACCCGGAGGTGCTGATCCTGGACGAACCCACCGTCTACGTGGACTCGCCGACCGGCGAGCACTTCATGGACGTCCTGGACGTCCTCCGCCGGCAGATGACCGTGGTCTTCGTCACCCACGACATCGGGGTGCTCTCCCGCCATGTGACGAAGGTGGCATGCCTGAACCGGCGGATCTACACCCACGACACCCCCGAGATCACCGGGGACATGATCCAGGGCGCCTACGGCTGCCCGGTGGACCTGATCGCCCACGGGCTGCCGCACCGCGTCTTCGCCGAGCACGGGGAGGAGGGGCCGTGA
- the pdxS gene encoding pyridoxal 5'-phosphate synthase lyase subunit PdxS: MKLEELRYGTELLKRGFASMQKGGVIMDVVDAEQARIAEDAGAVAVMALERVPADIRKAGGVARMADPEKIAEIIDAVSIPVMGKVRIGHFVEAQVLEVLGVDMIDESEVLTPADEEYHVDKMQFTVPFVCGARNLGEALRRINEGAAMIRTKGEAGTGNVVEAVRHMRAIQGEIREIRGMDEQELRARARQIEAPYEVLAETARMGRLPVVNFSAGGIATPADAALMMQMGADGVFVGSGIFKSQNPQKMAKAVVEAVHHYTDAKVIAGVSRGIGDPMKGLDIHELKEEERLQERGW; this comes from the coding sequence ATGAAGTTAGAGGAACTGAGGTATGGCACCGAGCTCCTGAAGCGCGGCTTTGCCTCCATGCAGAAGGGCGGGGTGATCATGGACGTGGTCGATGCGGAGCAGGCCCGGATCGCCGAGGATGCGGGCGCCGTTGCGGTGATGGCCCTCGAACGCGTCCCGGCCGACATCAGGAAGGCGGGCGGCGTGGCCCGGATGGCCGACCCGGAGAAGATCGCCGAGATCATCGACGCCGTCTCCATCCCGGTGATGGGGAAGGTGCGGATCGGCCATTTCGTCGAGGCCCAGGTGCTTGAAGTGCTCGGCGTCGACATGATCGACGAGAGCGAGGTGCTCACGCCGGCCGATGAGGAGTACCACGTGGACAAGATGCAGTTCACCGTCCCGTTCGTCTGCGGCGCCCGCAACCTTGGGGAGGCGCTCCGCCGCATCAACGAGGGAGCGGCGATGATCCGCACCAAGGGCGAGGCCGGCACCGGCAACGTGGTCGAGGCCGTCCGGCACATGCGGGCGATCCAGGGCGAGATCCGGGAGATCCGCGGGATGGACGAGCAGGAGCTCCGCGCCCGCGCCCGCCAGATCGAGGCACCGTACGAGGTCCTGGCCGAGACGGCGCGGATGGGCCGCCTGCCGGTCGTGAACTTCTCTGCCGGCGGGATCGCCACCCCTGCCGACGCCGCCCTGATGATGCAGATGGGCGCCGACGGCGTCTTCGTGGGCTCCGGGATCTTCAAGTCGCAAAACCCGCAGAAGATGGCGAAGGCGGTCGTCGAGGCCGTCCACCACTATACCGACGCAAAGGTGATCGCCGGGGTAAGCCGCGGCATCGGCGATCCCATGAAGGGCCTGGACATCCACGAGCTCAAAGAGGAAGAGAGGCTCCAGGAACGTGGCTGGTAG
- a CDS encoding S24/S26 family peptidase, giving the protein MSEKKTRSSGGEAGRSLIDSFRESDHPMVSIARDVLWAVAVVAVIALVLFLVSGTWPAVVAIESESMVPNMNVGDLVFVVAPDRFGPLQTWEDGQASGYLKYNDYGDVVIYRPNGADSVHPIIHRALMWVEANETVPMSFENGFSTTYTAPHEGYITKGDNNPVPDQVVSYPGLGQIEPVREEWVVGKALFAVPLLGYLPLHLIEVAVVIVVLMILWDIVVERRKSDQKTGKKRK; this is encoded by the coding sequence ATGTCGGAGAAAAAGACCCGGTCTTCCGGGGGGGAGGCCGGACGCAGCCTGATCGATTCGTTCAGGGAGAGCGATCATCCCATGGTCTCCATCGCCCGCGACGTGCTCTGGGCGGTGGCGGTCGTGGCGGTCATCGCCCTGGTGCTCTTTCTGGTTTCAGGGACATGGCCCGCGGTGGTGGCGATCGAGTCGGAGAGCATGGTCCCGAATATGAACGTCGGCGACCTGGTCTTCGTGGTGGCCCCGGACCGATTCGGCCCCCTCCAGACATGGGAGGACGGGCAGGCCTCGGGGTATCTGAAATACAACGACTACGGCGATGTGGTCATCTACCGGCCGAATGGGGCCGATTCCGTGCACCCGATCATCCACCGCGCCCTGATGTGGGTGGAAGCCAACGAGACCGTCCCGATGTCCTTCGAGAACGGTTTCTCCACCACCTACACCGCCCCGCATGAGGGGTATATCACAAAGGGCGACAACAACCCGGTCCCCGACCAGGTGGTTTCGTATCCGGGCCTCGGCCAGATCGAACCGGTACGGGAGGAATGGGTCGTCGGCAAGGCGCTCTTCGCCGTTCCCCTCCTTGGTTACCTGCCCCTCCACCTGATCGAGGTGGCGGTGGTGATCGTGGTGCTGATGATCCTCTGGGACATCGTGGTCGAGCGCCGGAAATCCGATCAGAAAACCGGTAAAAAGAGGAAATAG
- a CDS encoding metal ABC transporter permease produces MIGVLAFEFFRNALLAGLLASVACGVIGTYVVVKRMVSLAGGISHAAFGGIGLGYYLGLDPILSATAFTVAVALGMGDLSLRRRQNLDTLVGAVWAGGMALGILFVYLSPGFAPDLFGYLFGNILLVPADAILWMAVLVGVILAVTALFARDLMAVTFDEEYARVMNLHVEGIFLLLLVLVALTVVMLIQVVGIILVIALLTIPAAIAREYATDLAGMMVRAVALGAVFTVGGIFCSYFLDVPSGATIILIAVAAYGAVMGVRTILPGR; encoded by the coding sequence GTGATCGGCGTCCTCGCCTTTGAATTCTTCAGGAACGCCCTCCTCGCCGGACTGCTGGCGAGCGTGGCCTGCGGCGTCATCGGCACCTATGTGGTGGTGAAGCGGATGGTCTCCCTGGCCGGCGGGATCTCGCATGCCGCCTTCGGCGGGATCGGGCTCGGCTACTATCTCGGGCTGGACCCGATCCTCTCGGCAACCGCCTTCACCGTGGCCGTGGCCCTGGGCATGGGAGACCTCTCCCTGCGGCGGCGGCAGAACCTGGACACCCTGGTCGGGGCGGTCTGGGCCGGGGGGATGGCGCTCGGCATCCTCTTTGTCTATCTCTCGCCCGGTTTCGCCCCCGACCTCTTCGGCTACCTCTTCGGGAACATCCTGCTCGTCCCGGCCGATGCGATCCTCTGGATGGCCGTTCTGGTCGGGGTGATCCTGGCAGTGACGGCGCTGTTCGCCCGCGACCTGATGGCGGTCACCTTCGATGAGGAGTACGCCCGCGTGATGAACCTGCACGTGGAGGGGATCTTCCTGCTGCTGCTGGTGCTCGTCGCCCTGACGGTGGTGATGCTGATCCAGGTGGTGGGGATCATCCTGGTCATCGCCCTGCTGACGATACCGGCGGCGATCGCCCGGGAATACGCAACTGACCTCGCCGGCATGATGGTGCGGGCGGTGGCACTCGGGGCGGTGTTCACGGTCGGCGGCATTTTCTGCTCGTATTTCCTGGACGTCCCTTCGGGCGCCACGATCATCCTGATCGCCGTCGCCGCCTACGGGGCGGTAATGGGGGTGCGGACCATCCTCCCCGGGCGGTGA
- the cofH gene encoding 5-amino-6-(D-ribitylamino)uracil--L-tyrosine 4-hydroxyphenyl transferase CofH, which yields MAKDEISTLLSDLRGGHRMNTDEAAALLGVRDRRIWAIAAAADEVRSERAGEAVTYVLNQNLHVTNICKNLCGFCGFGRKATDPDAYLLNEEEVRRQARNAGERGVTEVCFLSGVHPAFTLSSYEEMIGWVRQELPRVDIHTCSPEEVLFAAERSGVSTVEALERLRAAGMGTMQGTAAEILVDEVREVICPRKVSTDDWVRIITEAHRMGIRSSATIMYGSYETDADRARHLSVLREVQEDTGGFTELVTLPFIHQSTPLYQAGIARPGPTGREDILLIAVARLFLDNIPNIQVSWGKVGMKMAQACLMAGANDLGGTMFADAVTVCAGADEADYCDPAEMRRIAEDIGRPLVQRTTTYGRA from the coding sequence ATGGCAAAGGACGAAATTTCAACGCTCCTCTCCGATCTGCGGGGAGGGCACCGCATGAACACCGACGAGGCCGCCGCCCTCCTGGGGGTGCGGGACCGGCGGATCTGGGCGATTGCCGCCGCCGCCGACGAGGTGCGTTCCGAACGGGCGGGCGAGGCGGTCACCTATGTGCTCAACCAGAACCTCCATGTCACCAATATCTGCAAGAACCTCTGCGGTTTCTGCGGTTTCGGGCGGAAGGCGACGGACCCGGACGCATACCTCCTGAACGAGGAGGAGGTGCGCCGGCAGGCCCGCAACGCCGGCGAGCGGGGGGTCACGGAGGTCTGTTTCCTCTCAGGGGTGCACCCGGCGTTCACCCTCTCCTCCTATGAGGAGATGATCGGTTGGGTGCGGCAGGAGCTCCCCCGTGTGGACATCCACACATGCAGCCCGGAGGAGGTGCTCTTCGCCGCCGAACGGAGTGGAGTCTCGACGGTCGAGGCCCTGGAACGCCTGCGGGCGGCGGGCATGGGCACGATGCAGGGGACGGCGGCCGAGATCCTGGTGGACGAGGTGCGTGAGGTGATCTGCCCGCGGAAGGTGAGCACCGACGACTGGGTGCGGATCATCACCGAGGCCCACCGCATGGGCATCCGCTCCTCGGCCACGATCATGTACGGCTCCTATGAGACCGACGCCGACCGCGCCCGCCACCTCTCGGTCCTCAGGGAGGTCCAGGAGGACACCGGCGGCTTCACCGAACTGGTCACCCTCCCCTTCATCCACCAGAGCACCCCCCTCTACCAGGCCGGGATCGCCCGTCCGGGCCCGACCGGGCGGGAGGACATCCTGCTCATCGCCGTCGCCCGCCTCTTCCTGGACAATATTCCGAACATCCAGGTCTCCTGGGGCAAGGTCGGCATGAAGATGGCGCAGGCCTGCCTGATGGCCGGTGCGAACGACCTCGGCGGGACGATGTTTGCTGATGCCGTCACGGTCTGCGCCGGCGCCGACGAGGCGGACTACTGCGACCCTGCCGAGATGCGCCGGATTGCCGAGGACATCGGGCGCCCCCTGGTCCAGCGGACCACGACCTACGGGCGGGCCTGA
- a CDS encoding DUF3267 domain-containing protein: MDLPDRHIIRVVTLSGDRPLLLTVWSFILFFVFLAIGIVVYASATGDASFTFTVRSLPDLLPLFALVILILLVGAIHEGLHALAYLLLHRRPLFGWGRTSLLFYCSCSADGEYTRSESIFVLVAPFVLITALGIGAIAVAPAWGIAALIAVPLNAAGSAADLRAAGLILRTPQKSLVLEEGGTLTVFVRE, from the coding sequence ATGGATCTGCCGGACCGCCATATCATCCGGGTCGTCACGCTCTCAGGAGATCGTCCGCTGCTCCTCACGGTCTGGTCGTTCATCCTCTTCTTCGTCTTTCTCGCCATCGGCATCGTCGTCTATGCCTCTGCCACCGGCGACGCCTCGTTCACCTTCACGGTGAGAAGTCTTCCGGACCTCCTGCCCCTCTTCGCCCTGGTCATCCTGATCCTCCTGGTCGGCGCCATCCACGAAGGTCTCCACGCCCTCGCCTACCTTCTGCTGCACCGGCGTCCGCTCTTCGGGTGGGGGAGGACATCTCTGCTCTTCTACTGCTCCTGCTCGGCCGACGGGGAGTACACACGAAGCGAGAGCATATTCGTGCTCGTCGCGCCTTTCGTCCTGATCACGGCCCTCGGCATCGGGGCGATCGCCGTCGCTCCGGCCTGGGGGATCGCCGCCCTCATCGCCGTCCCCCTCAATGCCGCCGGATCGGCCGCCGACCTCAGGGCGGCAGGGCTGATCCTTCGCACCCCTCAAAAAAGCCTCGTCCTCGAGGAGGGAGGCACCCTCACGGTCTTTGTGCGTGAATGA